A single window of Chitinophaga sp. XS-30 DNA harbors:
- a CDS encoding RsmB/NOP family class I SAM-dependent RNA methyltransferase: protein MTRWENYIIAAEKIIQGYNGTLPLHHYLKTFFKAHPHMGSRDRKRVQQLVYHYFRIGRLEAALPLRERILLGTFLCEQSHDELLAFFKPEWNDAVSLPLKKKLAQTGGGSHTLRHLAETIFPFSAHLSGGIDPDIFSFSFLQQPKLFIRMRPGKEAAIRRLTDNAEMIGTNTLAFPNGTKIETLIPDKSWYEVQDLSSQETGLRFRPKAGEHWWDCCAASGGKSILLHDLQPSIHLFASDVRASIIENLRKRFAEAGIKNYNAKVIDLTGPGLQASLPRTRFPGIILDAPCSGSGTWGRTPENLCYFREEQIAAYAALQRQIARNVAPYVAPGGTLIYITCSVFREENEETVAFIEKECGLTVVESGVISGYQRQADTMFIAVFERKNV from the coding sequence ATGACGCGCTGGGAAAACTATATTATTGCTGCCGAAAAGATCATACAGGGGTACAACGGCACACTGCCGCTCCACCATTACCTGAAAACCTTTTTCAAAGCGCATCCGCATATGGGGAGCCGGGACAGGAAAAGGGTGCAGCAACTGGTGTATCATTACTTCCGTATAGGCCGCCTGGAAGCGGCTTTGCCCTTGCGTGAAAGAATACTGCTCGGCACTTTCCTCTGTGAACAGTCGCATGATGAACTGCTGGCTTTTTTCAAGCCGGAGTGGAATGATGCAGTATCTCTGCCCTTGAAGAAAAAGCTGGCGCAGACAGGTGGTGGCAGCCATACGCTCCGGCATCTTGCGGAGACGATATTCCCTTTTTCCGCGCATCTGTCCGGCGGCATCGATCCGGATATTTTTTCCTTTTCTTTTCTGCAGCAGCCGAAATTATTTATCCGCATGCGGCCGGGGAAAGAAGCCGCCATACGTCGTTTGACGGATAATGCCGAAATGATCGGGACAAATACGCTGGCCTTCCCCAATGGCACAAAAATAGAAACGCTTATCCCGGATAAAAGCTGGTATGAGGTGCAGGACCTGTCCTCACAGGAAACCGGGCTTCGCTTCCGGCCGAAAGCCGGGGAGCATTGGTGGGATTGTTGTGCGGCCAGCGGAGGGAAATCCATTCTCCTGCACGATCTGCAGCCCTCCATTCATCTTTTTGCCAGCGATGTCCGCGCCAGCATTATCGAAAACCTGCGCAAACGCTTTGCGGAAGCCGGTATCAAAAATTATAACGCAAAAGTGATCGACCTCACGGGTCCCGGTTTACAAGCTTCACTGCCGCGCACCCGCTTCCCGGGGATCATCCTGGACGCGCCTTGCAGCGGTTCCGGTACCTGGGGCCGCACGCCGGAGAACCTGTGTTATTTCCGGGAGGAACAGATCGCAGCCTATGCCGCGCTTCAGCGGCAGATCGCGCGGAACGTGGCGCCCTATGTTGCACCTGGCGGCACACTCATTTATATCACCTGTTCGGTTTTCAGAGAGGAAAATGAAGAGACTGTGGCGTTCATCGAAAAGGAATGCGGATTGACAGTAGTGGAAAGCGGAGTGATCAGCGGATATCAGCGGCAGGCGGATACGATGTTCATTGCGGTGTTTGAGCGGAAGAATGTTTGA
- a CDS encoding M14 family metallopeptidase — MRTLCSLLILSCLALSSYGQDFTTKYERTNSRETVTYQECIAYYQRLVKRYPQLQMKTIGQTDSGYPLHLVILSPDKDFSFESVRRKNKRIILINNGIHPGEPDGIDASMLLLRDFAEGKKKLPANVVLAVIPIYNIGGSLNRSPYYRVDQNGPAEFGSRGNAQNLDLNRDFIKADSRNARAFQQIYQMTDPDVFIDNHVSNGADYQHIMTLLSTQHNKLGGPMGAFLHDTFEPALYKKMKEKGYDLIPYVNHFGNTPDSGWVAYADGPRYSSGYTTLFHTFGFVPETHMLKPYKQRVESTYALMECFISFTSENSARIKQLREQTKQAVKTQQQFPLSWEPDMSRYDLFTFKGYAAGRKPSEVSGLPRLYYDRNRPYERQIRIYNHFKEGSFVSKPEAYIIPQGWWAVTELLQNNGVEMRRLERDTTIEVETYKIEDYKTAQRPYEKHYLHSGVKVSASKQKIKFLKGDHYIPMNQVANRYLMETLEPTGGDSFFAWNFFDAILGQKEGYSTYVFEDTAGEFLRNHPEVKKELEKRRAEDSTFASSAQAQLNFVYRSSPWNEPGFMRYPVFRVVR, encoded by the coding sequence ATGAGAACACTCTGCAGCCTGCTTATCCTGTCCTGCCTTGCCCTTTCATCCTATGGACAGGACTTCACCACCAAATACGAACGCACCAACAGCCGGGAAACCGTCACCTACCAGGAATGTATCGCCTATTACCAGCGGCTGGTGAAACGTTATCCGCAACTGCAGATGAAAACTATCGGTCAAACCGACAGCGGCTACCCGCTCCACCTGGTGATCCTCTCCCCGGACAAAGATTTCAGCTTCGAAAGCGTCCGCCGGAAGAACAAGCGGATCATCCTCATCAACAACGGTATCCACCCCGGCGAGCCCGATGGCATTGACGCCAGCATGCTGCTGCTGCGGGACTTCGCCGAGGGGAAGAAAAAGCTGCCCGCAAACGTCGTGCTGGCCGTCATTCCCATATACAATATCGGCGGATCGCTCAACCGCAGCCCTTATTACCGGGTGGACCAGAACGGTCCGGCGGAATTCGGGTCCCGGGGCAATGCCCAGAACCTCGATCTGAACCGGGATTTCATTAAAGCTGACTCCCGGAATGCCCGGGCTTTCCAGCAGATCTATCAAATGACCGACCCGGATGTGTTCATCGACAACCATGTGAGTAATGGCGCTGACTATCAACATATTATGACATTATTATCCACCCAGCACAACAAACTGGGCGGCCCCATGGGCGCTTTCCTTCATGATACCTTCGAACCGGCGCTTTACAAAAAAATGAAGGAAAAAGGATATGACCTGATCCCCTACGTGAACCACTTCGGCAATACGCCGGACAGCGGCTGGGTGGCTTATGCAGACGGCCCCCGTTATTCCAGCGGTTATACCACGCTCTTCCATACTTTCGGTTTTGTACCGGAAACCCACATGCTGAAGCCCTACAAACAACGCGTGGAGTCCACCTACGCCCTTATGGAATGCTTCATCAGCTTTACCAGCGAGAACAGCGCCCGGATCAAACAACTGCGTGAGCAGACCAAACAGGCCGTTAAAACGCAACAGCAGTTCCCGCTCAGCTGGGAGCCGGACATGAGCCGGTATGATCTCTTTACCTTCAAAGGGTATGCGGCAGGCCGCAAACCCAGCGAAGTTTCCGGCCTCCCACGGCTGTATTACGACCGCAACAGGCCGTACGAAAGGCAGATCAGGATCTACAATCATTTCAAAGAAGGCAGCTTCGTCTCCAAACCCGAAGCTTATATCATCCCGCAGGGATGGTGGGCCGTTACGGAATTGCTGCAAAACAACGGTGTGGAGATGCGCCGCCTGGAGCGGGACACCACCATAGAAGTGGAAACCTACAAAATAGAGGATTACAAAACAGCGCAACGGCCGTATGAGAAACACTACCTCCACAGCGGTGTAAAAGTCTCCGCCAGCAAGCAAAAGATCAAATTCCTGAAAGGTGATCATTATATCCCCATGAACCAGGTAGCCAACCGCTACCTCATGGAAACACTGGAACCCACAGGCGGCGATTCTTTCTTTGCCTGGAATTTCTTTGACGCCATACTCGGCCAGAAGGAAGGATATTCAACCTATGTATTTGAAGATACCGCCGGGGAGTTTTTGCGAAATCATCCGGAAGTGAAAAAGGAGCTGGAAAAGCGGCGTGCGGAAGATAGTACTTTCGCCAGCAGTGCGCAGGCGCAGTTAAATTTTGTATATCGCAGTTCTCCGTGGAATGAACCGGGGTTTATGCGTTACCCGGTTTTCAGGGTAGTGAGGTGA
- a CDS encoding 2-oxoglutarate dehydrogenase E1 component yields the protein MKDFSFVTNSHPAYIESLYQEYRKDPATVDPEWIKFFEGFDFAVSNTNGKAVAAGDAAGMPVSSEQLVKELGVYRLIKAYRKKGHLIAKTNPIRERKDRHANLDLKYFGLSDADLKTEFFAGQVVGLGKTTLEKILDRMKSVYTASVGMEFGYINDPAKVEWLQKEVEISFSKPLSTETKKRILYKLNQGVMFEKFLHTKYIGQKRFSLEGGEATIPALDAMINTAAEYGVQEVVIGMAHRGRLNVLANILGKTYEQIFSEFEGTAVPDTTMGSGDVKYHLGFRASIDTPAGKEVNLQLAPNPSHLEVVDPVVVGFARSKADVIYNSDYDKILPILIHGDAAIAGQGVVYEVAQMSKLRGYYTGGTMHFVINNQIGFTTDFEDARSSDYCTSVAAIVQAPVFHVNGDDAEAVVRIADLATRYRQEFNSDIYIDMVCYRKHGHNEGDDPKFTQPALYAAIDKHPNPREVYSQQLIAHGDVDAALAQEMEKAFWADLQERLDEVKQHPLPYKYQQPERWWQELRKATPEDFTKSPDTAITPEQLQQIFKAMMTMPEGFKPLRKVEKLLQDKQKLFDGQGMLDWASGELLAYGSLLLEGKDVRLSGQDVKRGTFSHRHAVLRSEETDEEHNRLSKISEDQGKFRIYNSLLSEFAVLGFEYGYSIANPNALTIWEAQFGDFMNGAQTLIDQFITSAETKWQKQSGLVMLLPHGYEGQGPEHSSARLERFLQQCAEYNIFITNCTTAASFFHALRRQLAEPFRKPMINFSPKANLRHARSYSPVADFTQGGFSEVLDDPFITDASRVKKVLLCSGKMYFDLSEKQIKEDRKDVAIVRLEQLYPLPVNQLEGIQQKYKGATWFWVQEEPLNMGAASFLQMNLKQFNYGVISRNPSAATATGYAKVHAQEQQEIIDTAFNI from the coding sequence ATGAAGGACTTTTCGTTTGTCACCAACTCGCACCCGGCTTATATTGAATCATTGTACCAGGAATACCGCAAAGATCCGGCTACTGTGGATCCGGAATGGATCAAGTTTTTTGAGGGTTTTGATTTTGCGGTGAGCAATACCAACGGGAAAGCGGTTGCAGCGGGGGATGCTGCGGGCATGCCGGTGAGCAGCGAACAACTGGTAAAAGAGCTTGGCGTGTACCGACTTATCAAGGCATACCGTAAAAAGGGCCACCTCATTGCCAAAACCAACCCCATCCGCGAAAGAAAAGACCGCCATGCTAATCTCGACCTTAAATATTTCGGCCTTTCCGATGCCGACCTGAAAACCGAGTTTTTTGCCGGCCAGGTGGTCGGTCTCGGCAAAACCACGCTTGAGAAGATCCTGGACCGCATGAAAAGTGTGTACACGGCTTCCGTGGGCATGGAATTCGGCTATATCAACGACCCGGCAAAAGTAGAATGGTTGCAGAAGGAAGTAGAAATATCTTTCAGCAAGCCGCTCAGTACGGAAACGAAGAAACGCATCCTTTACAAGCTGAACCAGGGGGTGATGTTCGAGAAGTTTCTGCACACCAAATACATCGGCCAGAAGCGTTTTTCCCTGGAAGGAGGAGAGGCCACCATCCCCGCACTTGATGCCATGATCAATACTGCCGCTGAATATGGGGTGCAGGAAGTGGTCATCGGTATGGCCCACCGCGGCCGCCTCAATGTGCTGGCCAATATCCTTGGCAAAACATACGAGCAGATATTCTCCGAATTTGAAGGCACCGCCGTGCCGGATACCACCATGGGCAGCGGGGACGTAAAATATCATCTTGGCTTCCGTGCCAGCATCGATACGCCCGCAGGCAAGGAGGTCAATCTCCAGCTCGCCCCCAACCCTTCCCACCTGGAAGTGGTGGATCCCGTAGTGGTGGGCTTCGCCCGCAGCAAGGCGGATGTGATCTATAACAGCGATTACGACAAGATACTGCCCATCCTCATCCATGGCGATGCCGCCATTGCCGGTCAGGGTGTGGTATATGAAGTGGCGCAGATGAGCAAGCTGAGAGGCTACTACACCGGCGGCACCATGCATTTCGTTATCAATAACCAGATCGGTTTTACAACGGATTTTGAAGATGCGCGTTCTTCCGATTATTGTACCAGCGTAGCCGCTATTGTGCAGGCGCCGGTATTCCATGTGAACGGGGATGATGCCGAAGCGGTCGTTCGGATCGCTGACCTGGCTACCCGTTACCGGCAGGAATTCAATTCCGATATTTATATCGATATGGTCTGCTACCGCAAACACGGGCATAATGAAGGGGACGATCCCAAGTTCACGCAGCCGGCCCTCTATGCGGCGATCGATAAACATCCCAACCCGCGCGAGGTGTATTCCCAGCAGCTTATCGCTCATGGCGATGTAGATGCCGCCCTCGCACAGGAAATGGAAAAGGCTTTCTGGGCGGATCTTCAGGAACGCCTGGATGAAGTAAAACAACATCCGCTCCCTTACAAATACCAGCAGCCGGAGCGCTGGTGGCAGGAGTTGCGCAAGGCTACGCCGGAGGATTTCACAAAATCGCCGGACACCGCCATTACACCGGAGCAGCTTCAGCAGATATTCAAGGCGATGATGACCATGCCCGAAGGCTTCAAACCCCTTCGTAAAGTGGAAAAGCTGCTGCAGGACAAGCAAAAGCTGTTCGACGGGCAGGGTATGCTGGACTGGGCCTCCGGGGAACTGCTGGCCTACGGAAGCCTCCTGCTGGAAGGTAAGGACGTCCGGCTCAGCGGGCAGGACGTGAAGCGGGGCACTTTCTCCCATCGCCATGCTGTGCTGCGCAGTGAGGAAACAGACGAGGAGCATAACCGCCTCAGCAAGATCAGTGAGGACCAGGGCAAATTCCGCATATACAATTCTCTGCTCAGCGAGTTTGCCGTACTGGGTTTTGAATATGGTTATTCCATCGCCAATCCCAACGCGCTCACCATCTGGGAAGCGCAGTTCGGGGATTTCATGAACGGTGCGCAAACCCTTATCGATCAGTTCATCACTTCAGCGGAAACCAAATGGCAAAAACAGAGCGGCCTCGTGATGCTGCTGCCACACGGTTATGAAGGGCAGGGGCCGGAACACTCCAGCGCCCGTCTGGAACGTTTCCTGCAGCAGTGCGCCGAATACAATATCTTTATTACGAATTGCACCACCGCCGCCAGCTTCTTCCATGCGTTGCGCCGTCAGCTTGCCGAGCCGTTCCGCAAACCGATGATCAACTTCTCCCCCAAGGCCAATCTGCGGCATGCCCGCAGCTATAGTCCCGTTGCCGATTTTACGCAGGGCGGGTTCAGTGAAGTGCTGGATGATCCGTTCATTACGGATGCATCCCGCGTGAAGAAAGTATTGCTGTGCAGCGGAAAGATGTATTTCGACCTGAGCGAGAAACAGATCAAGGAAGACCGCAAGGATGTGGCGATCGTACGGCTGGAGCAATTGTATCCGCTTCCGGTGAACCAGCTGGAAGGCATACAACAGAAATATAAAGGCGCCACCTGGTTCTGGGTACAGGAAGAACCGCTCAACATGGGCGCCGCCAGCTTCCTGCAAATGAACCTGAAACAGTTCAATTACGGCGTGATCAGCCGGAACCCCAGCGCCGCCACCGCTACCGGTTATGCAAAAGTGCATGCGCAGGAACAGCAGGAAATCATAGACACAGCTTTTAATATTTAA
- a CDS encoding beta-ketoacyl synthase chain length factor codes for MKGRFYIQGTAAISPQESFSGTFTPQLARLEDRNLLRVKEPDYRDFIAPNSLRRMSRVLKMGLTTALKCLQNSNVAVPDAIITGTGKGSLHDTERFLHDIRQYKETALNPTPFIQSTYNSVNGLIALQTRCTQYNNTFVHRGFSFEHALLDSMMQLNEGAAKHVLAGAFEEISDEHFYIKSRIGFWKEQLTQPADMLTSGTPGTISGEGSAFFVLSTAPSDVHIAGLKMLYKPTQEQVSTALGNFLREHQLQPEDIGLLITGRNGDVNFDFYYQELIAQYFPQTPELPFKQLCGEYDTASAFALWLAVERMRAGGPEHVLIYNQFFGEQHSFVLLGR; via the coding sequence ATGAAAGGTAGATTTTACATACAGGGCACCGCCGCTATCTCCCCGCAGGAGAGTTTTTCCGGTACATTCACGCCGCAGCTGGCCAGGCTGGAGGACAGGAACCTGTTGCGTGTAAAGGAACCGGATTACCGCGACTTCATCGCCCCGAACAGTCTGCGGCGCATGAGCCGCGTGCTGAAAATGGGGCTGACCACAGCCCTCAAATGCCTGCAGAACAGCAATGTCGCCGTGCCGGATGCGATCATCACCGGAACGGGCAAAGGGAGCCTGCATGATACAGAACGCTTCCTGCACGACATCCGTCAATACAAGGAAACGGCGCTTAATCCCACTCCCTTCATTCAATCCACCTACAATTCCGTAAACGGCCTTATTGCCTTGCAAACCCGATGCACGCAATACAACAATACCTTTGTTCACCGCGGTTTCTCTTTCGAACATGCGCTGCTGGACAGTATGATGCAGCTCAATGAAGGCGCCGCGAAACATGTGCTGGCCGGGGCTTTTGAAGAGATCAGCGACGAGCATTTTTATATCAAAAGCCGTATCGGCTTCTGGAAGGAACAACTGACGCAACCTGCCGATATGCTCACTTCCGGTACGCCCGGCACCATATCCGGTGAGGGGTCGGCATTTTTCGTGCTTTCCACAGCGCCTTCGGATGTGCATATCGCCGGGCTTAAAATGCTGTACAAGCCTACGCAGGAGCAGGTGAGCACTGCGCTCGGGAATTTTCTGCGGGAACATCAGCTGCAGCCGGAAGACATCGGGCTGCTGATCACCGGCCGTAACGGGGATGTGAACTTCGACTTTTATTACCAGGAACTTATTGCGCAGTACTTCCCGCAAACACCGGAACTTCCCTTCAAACAGCTTTGCGGCGAATACGATACGGCTTCAGCTTTTGCATTGTGGCTGGCAGTGGAGCGCATGAGGGCCGGAGGGCCGGAGCATGTGCTGATCTATAACCAGTTCTTCGGGGAACAGCATTCGTTTGTGCTGCTGGGGAGGTGA
- the odhB gene encoding 2-oxoglutarate dehydrogenase complex dihydrolipoyllysine-residue succinyltransferase gives MIIEIKVPTVGESISEVTIAKWLKKDGDFVQQDEVLCEMESEKATFELNAEKPGVLSIKAEEGATLNIGDVACTIDTDAAAPAAAPAAAPAAASAPETKEPAAAPAPQAPAVNKGTIDIKVPTIGESISEVTLVKWLKQTGDYVERDEVLAEMESEKASFELPAEEAGVLKTLAKEGDTLNIGDVACQVDTSAPRPAGKAQPAQQQAAPAAKPAQQQAPVTAIPNDIKTTPVAAAVIADKKVDPASIKGSGTHGKIMKDDVFSALSNPGVAIGQELFTRNERREKMSNLRKTVSRRLVEAKNTTAMLTTFNEVDMTNIMAIRSKYKETFKTAHGVNLGFMSFFTKAICYALQEFPAVNAYIDGEELVYHDYCDISIAVSAPKGLVVPVIRNAESLGMADIEKKVVELATKARDNKLTMDEMTGGTFTITNGGVFGSLMSTPIINIPQSAILGMHKIQERPVALNGQVVIRPMMYVAVSYDHRIIDGRESVSFLVKVKDLLENPEQLLFGKDPVKALLKV, from the coding sequence ATGATAATCGAAATTAAAGTTCCTACGGTAGGAGAATCAATCAGCGAGGTCACCATCGCCAAATGGCTGAAGAAGGACGGGGATTTTGTGCAGCAGGATGAAGTTTTGTGTGAAATGGAGTCAGAGAAAGCCACTTTTGAGCTGAATGCTGAAAAGCCCGGTGTGCTCAGCATCAAGGCCGAAGAAGGCGCCACCCTCAATATCGGTGATGTGGCCTGCACGATAGATACAGATGCCGCCGCTCCGGCTGCAGCACCCGCCGCCGCTCCTGCCGCAGCAAGTGCGCCCGAAACAAAGGAACCGGCCGCCGCACCGGCACCGCAGGCTCCGGCTGTCAACAAAGGGACGATCGATATCAAAGTGCCCACCATCGGGGAATCCATCAGTGAAGTAACGCTTGTAAAATGGCTGAAGCAAACGGGTGACTATGTAGAACGGGATGAAGTACTGGCAGAAATGGAGTCTGAAAAAGCCTCCTTCGAACTGCCCGCAGAAGAAGCCGGGGTGCTGAAAACCCTTGCCAAAGAAGGCGATACCCTCAACATCGGGGATGTTGCCTGCCAGGTAGACACTTCCGCCCCACGCCCCGCAGGCAAGGCGCAACCTGCGCAGCAACAGGCCGCACCGGCTGCAAAGCCCGCACAACAGCAGGCGCCGGTAACCGCCATCCCCAACGATATTAAAACAACGCCCGTAGCCGCCGCCGTGATCGCAGACAAGAAAGTGGACCCCGCCTCCATTAAAGGCAGCGGCACCCATGGCAAGATCATGAAGGACGATGTGTTCTCCGCCCTCTCCAACCCCGGCGTGGCCATCGGCCAGGAGCTGTTCACCCGCAACGAACGCCGGGAAAAAATGAGCAATCTGCGGAAAACCGTATCCCGCAGGCTCGTGGAAGCCAAGAACACCACGGCCATGCTCACCACTTTCAATGAAGTGGATATGACCAACATCATGGCCATCCGCAGCAAATACAAAGAAACCTTCAAAACCGCGCATGGTGTGAACCTCGGCTTCATGAGCTTCTTTACCAAAGCTATATGCTACGCCCTGCAGGAATTCCCCGCCGTGAATGCTTATATAGATGGGGAAGAGCTCGTGTATCACGATTATTGCGATATCTCCATCGCCGTATCCGCGCCAAAAGGACTGGTAGTGCCCGTGATCCGCAACGCGGAGAGCCTGGGCATGGCCGATATCGAGAAGAAAGTAGTGGAACTGGCTACCAAAGCCCGCGACAATAAGCTCACCATGGATGAGATGACCGGCGGTACGTTTACGATCACCAATGGCGGCGTATTCGGTTCCCTCATGAGCACGCCCATCATCAACATTCCGCAATCCGCTATCCTTGGTATGCACAAGATACAGGAACGCCCGGTAGCCCTTAACGGCCAGGTGGTGATTCGCCCGATGATGTATGTGGCCGTGAGTTACGACCACCGCATTATCGATGGCCGTGAGTCCGTAAGTTTCCTCGTGAAAGTGAAAGACCTGCTGGAGAATCCCGAGCAATTGCTGTTCGGTAAAGATCCGGTAAAAGCTTTGCTGAAAGTATAA
- the rpsT gene encoding 30S ribosomal protein S20, giving the protein MANHKATKKDVRQSRKRNERNRYYGKTTRNAIRDLKKLTDKSAADKDLPEVLSMIDKLAKRNIIHKNKAANLKSKLAKKVNTLAVA; this is encoded by the coding sequence ATGGCAAACCATAAAGCAACGAAAAAAGACGTACGTCAGAGCAGAAAGCGTAATGAGCGTAACCGTTACTACGGTAAAACGACCCGTAATGCCATACGGGACCTGAAGAAGCTGACTGATAAATCAGCTGCTGACAAGGATTTACCGGAAGTACTCTCCATGATCGACAAACTGGCAAAACGTAATATCATCCACAAAAACAAGGCTGCCAACCTGAAAAGCAAGCTTGCTAAAAAGGTGAACACCCTGGCTGTGGCCTGA
- a CDS encoding serine hydrolase, whose translation MLKPELFILPLLLACMYIPATAQQYTKEVEDKIKQVENNLASWAELEGQPPVKWTLQERMRHYKTPGISIAVIRDYQIEWARGYGWADVEEKRPVTPQTLFQAASISKSLNGMAILKLAEQQRLDLDEDINTYLKSWHPSADSGRITMRNLLSHTAGLTVHGFRGYTSTDTLPAVVQILSGRKPANSPEVKPAFAPGKRMQYSGGGTTVSQLMLTEITGEKYDAFLQREVLDPLGMTGSFYTQPAPADKKAWLATAYKPNGKPVPGKYHTYPEMAAAGLWTTPTDLSKYIIETQLSYAGKSSKVLSPAMTKTRLTPYIDKSAALGVFILKEKQHSYFSHNGGNEGFRSTYYGSLDDGFGFVIMVNSDNFDVAWEVIRSIGRTYGWSDFYQPRKMKPIQVPADTLQQYTGTYKLGNTTLVTTLVNGQLHISIDGGEPVAMYFTSHHEFFVLDFSFVLRFEKGGNGFDIVGGNDRFKKQ comes from the coding sequence ATGTTAAAACCAGAACTCTTCATCCTCCCCCTGCTGCTGGCCTGTATGTACATCCCTGCAACGGCACAGCAATACACTAAAGAAGTAGAGGACAAAATAAAGCAGGTAGAAAACAATCTCGCCAGCTGGGCTGAACTGGAAGGCCAGCCGCCTGTTAAATGGACGTTGCAGGAGCGCATGCGCCATTACAAAACTCCCGGCATCAGCATTGCCGTTATCCGGGATTACCAGATCGAATGGGCACGCGGGTATGGTTGGGCGGATGTGGAAGAAAAAAGACCGGTAACGCCTCAAACGCTTTTCCAGGCAGCGTCTATCAGCAAGTCACTGAATGGTATGGCAATATTGAAACTGGCGGAACAGCAGCGGCTGGACCTGGACGAGGATATCAATACTTACCTTAAAAGCTGGCATCCATCCGCAGACTCCGGCAGGATCACCATGCGGAACCTGCTCAGCCATACGGCCGGGCTTACCGTGCATGGTTTCCGCGGATATACGTCCACGGATACGCTGCCTGCTGTTGTGCAGATCCTCAGCGGCCGGAAGCCCGCCAACTCCCCGGAAGTCAAACCCGCCTTCGCACCTGGCAAACGGATGCAGTATTCCGGTGGCGGCACTACCGTCTCGCAACTGATGCTCACGGAGATCACCGGTGAAAAATATGATGCGTTCCTGCAACGCGAGGTGCTCGACCCGTTGGGCATGACCGGAAGCTTCTACACCCAGCCCGCGCCGGCAGATAAGAAAGCGTGGCTGGCCACTGCCTACAAACCCAACGGGAAACCCGTACCGGGGAAATACCACACTTACCCTGAAATGGCTGCCGCGGGATTATGGACAACACCAACCGATCTTTCTAAATACATCATCGAAACACAACTTTCCTATGCAGGCAAATCCTCCAAAGTACTCTCTCCTGCGATGACCAAAACACGCCTGACGCCGTATATCGATAAATCGGCCGCACTGGGCGTATTCATCCTGAAAGAAAAACAGCACAGCTACTTTAGTCACAACGGCGGAAATGAAGGTTTCCGCAGCACCTATTACGGCAGTCTGGATGATGGCTTTGGATTCGTGATCATGGTGAATTCGGATAATTTTGATGTGGCCTGGGAGGTGATCAGGAGCATCGGGCGCACTTATGGTTGGAGTGATTTCTACCAGCCCCGGAAAATGAAGCCCATACAAGTGCCTGCGGACACTTTGCAGCAATATACCGGCACTTACAAGCTGGGGAATACCACGCTGGTGACCACATTGGTCAACGGACAACTGCACATCAGCATAGATGGCGGAGAGCCGGTCGCCATGTATTTTACCAGCCATCATGAGTTCTTCGTGCTGGATTTTTCTTTCGTGCTGCGTTTTGAAAAAGGCGGGAACGGGTTTGATATCGTTGGCGGGAATGACCGGTTCAAGAAGCAATAA